GAGGCCATGCCCGCGCTCCTGCGGGCCGGGAAGGTCTCAGAGCGCGCCGCGAGGGCTGGGTTCGACTGGAGCCGCACAGACGAGGTGCTCGACAAGGTCGCCGAAGAGCTCGACGAGCTCAAGGCCGCCCTCGCCTCCGAAGACGCCGGGGCCGTGGAGGACGAGCTCGGCGACGTCTTCTTCGCGCTCGTCAACGTCTGCCGCTTCGTGGAGGTCGACCCGGAGACGGCGCTGCGAAAGACCATCGGACGCTTCATAAACCGCTTCCACCATATCGAGAGAGAGCTCGCCTCCCAAGGGCGCGAACTCTCGTCGGCCTCGCTCGCCGAGATGGAGTCGCTGTGGCGGGAGGCCAAGCTCGCCGAAGGGGACGGCAAGGGGCCGTCACGGAAAAAGCAAGAGAATCCGCAGTCTTAAAAGCCCTTTCCCCAAATGCTGTGGATAAGCTGTTGAAAAGACCGGGGATGGAATGGCGCACAGGGCGCGCACACAAGGGCTTCCGGCATTCTGCATAATTTTTAACCAGCAATTTATCCTTATAAATCGAGCTGTTGGGCGAACCGGGGTCTCTTTTCACCGGGACCGCCTCAACGGCGTCTCCCGGCGATCCTCTCTCTCACCATCTCCTTGAAAAACAAGAGTTCCTCCACTTTGAGCACCATGGAAGACGTAACAAAGACAACGACTCCGGCGGCCATGCAGCCTGTGAGTAGAAGGGCCTTCGACCATCCGGCAAGGGCCGTCCACTCCATTTCCCGGGCCGGGACGTAGAGGGCTGCTCCCATCACAAGGGAGGCGGCGAGGGACCTGGCGGCCGAGAGGGCCGTGCGCCGCGCTCCCATGGGGCCGAACCGGCGGCGGAGGACCGCGAGGAGAAGGACCGTGTTGAGGGCGGCCGAGAGGGTGGCGGCCAGGGCGAGCCCGCCGTGGGCGAGCGGCCCCCGCAGGACCATGCACATGGCGATATTGAAGAGGAAGGTCGCTGCGGCGACCATGACGGGTGTGGAGGTGTCCTTGAGGGAGTAGAAGACCGAGGCGAGTATGCGGCTCGATGCCACGGGTATGACGCCGAGGGCGTAGAAGGTGAGGGCGAAGGCCGTGGCCGAGACGTCGCCGGCGGTGAAGCTGCCGCGGCCGAAGAGGACGTCTATGATCAAGGGACCGAGGACGGCGAGGCCGACGGCGGCAGGTATGGAGACGAAGTTCACAAGGCGCAGGGCAAAGCCCAGCGAATCCCTGAAGCGGGTCCACTCCTCCCTGGCCGCCTGCTGCGCGAGGGTCGGCAGCACGGCGGTGCTCACCGATACGGCGAAGACGCCCAGCGGCAGCTCCATGAGGCGGCCGCTGTAGTAGAGGTAGGAGACGCTCCCCTCGCCGAGCTCCGAGGCGAAGCGCAGGGTGACGAATATGTTGAGCTGGTAGACGCCCACGCCGAGGGCGGCGGGCCCCATGAGCAGCAGTATCTTCCTTACGGCCTCGTCGCCGAAGGAGAAGTCGGGCCGCGGGAACATGCCGTAACGGCTCAGGAAGGGAAGCTGGAGGGCGAACTGGAGTAGCCCGCCCGCCACCACGCCGGCGGCCAGGGCGTAGACGGGTTCGGCGAGCAGGGGACCGAGCCCCAGGGCCGCGGTGATGACGGCGGCGTTGAGGAGCACAGGCGCAAGGGCCGGGGCGGTGAAGTGCCTGAACGAGTTCAGTATGCCCATGGCTATGGCCATGAGCCCGATGAAGAGGAGGTAGGGGAACATGAGTCTTGTAAGGCTCACGGTGAGCTCGAACTTGCCTGCCGCGAAGCCCGGGCTCATGAGCCGGACGAGCTGGGGGGCGAAGGCCGCGCCTGCCAGCGTCAGGACCAGCAGGATGAGGAAAAAGAGCGTGAAGACCCGGCAGGCGAGCCTGTAGGCATCTTGGCGGCTGCGGCGCTCGAGCTCCTCGGTGAAGATGGGCACAAAGGAGCTGGTGAGCGCGCCCTCGCCGACGAGCCTTCTGAGGAGGTTCGCTACGCGGAAGGCGACGAAGAAGGCGTCGGCCGCAAGCCCTGCGCCGAAGAGCCAGGCTATGACGGCGTCGCGCAGGTAGCCGAGCACCCGGCTTGCGAGGGTGAGCGCGCCCATCACGCCGGCGGCGCCCGTTATCCTCCTGCCCTCTTCCATTACCACCGGCTCCGGCCGGCGCCCGCCAGGGACTCATGGCCAAAGGGCTTGACAAGGCCCGAAAAAGACCCTAATATAATACGATTATCAAACCTGGAGGTAATGAAGTTGGCAAACCACCGCTCGGCCGCAAAGAGGCACAGGCAGAGCCTTAAGAGGAGGGCGAGAAACACGGCGATAAAGTCCTCCATCAAGACGGCCATAAAGAAGGTCAGGGAGAGCATAGCAAGGGGCGACAGGGAGACGGCCGAAAAACAGCTCCGGGCCGTCGCCTCCAAGCTCGACAGCGCCGTGAGCAAGGGCGTGCTCCACAGAAACAAC
This DNA window, taken from Deltaproteobacteria bacterium, encodes the following:
- a CDS encoding nucleoside triphosphate pyrophosphohydrolase; amino-acid sequence: MKEHRGLEELVAIMERLRSPGGCPWDREQTERSLIPFVIEEAYEVAGAIESGSADSLKEELGDLLFQIVFLARLCAEKGLFTIDDVIAAAAEKMIRRHPHVFGDAEAETSEEVLRRWAEIKERERRARPGGGYLSDIPEAMPALLRAGKVSERAARAGFDWSRTDEVLDKVAEELDELKAALASEDAGAVEDELGDVFFALVNVCRFVEVDPETALRKTIGRFINRFHHIERELASQGRELSSASLAEMESLWREAKLAEGDGKGPSRKKQENPQS
- the murJ gene encoding murein biosynthesis integral membrane protein MurJ, with translation MEEGRRITGAAGVMGALTLASRVLGYLRDAVIAWLFGAGLAADAFFVAFRVANLLRRLVGEGALTSSFVPIFTEELERRSRQDAYRLACRVFTLFFLILLVLTLAGAAFAPQLVRLMSPGFAAGKFELTVSLTRLMFPYLLFIGLMAIAMGILNSFRHFTAPALAPVLLNAAVITAALGLGPLLAEPVYALAAGVVAGGLLQFALQLPFLSRYGMFPRPDFSFGDEAVRKILLLMGPAALGVGVYQLNIFVTLRFASELGEGSVSYLYYSGRLMELPLGVFAVSVSTAVLPTLAQQAAREEWTRFRDSLGFALRLVNFVSIPAAVGLAVLGPLIIDVLFGRGSFTAGDVSATAFALTFYALGVIPVASSRILASVFYSLKDTSTPVMVAAATFLFNIAMCMVLRGPLAHGGLALAATLSAALNTVLLLAVLRRRFGPMGARRTALSAARSLAASLVMGAALYVPAREMEWTALAGWSKALLLTGCMAAGVVVFVTSSMVLKVEELLFFKEMVRERIAGRRR
- a CDS encoding 30S ribosomal protein S20, which gives rise to MANHRSAAKRHRQSLKRRARNTAIKSSIKTAIKKVRESIARGDRETAEKQLRAVASKLDSAVSKGVLHRNNASRRIGRLARAVHSVQAS